A single Bacillus sp. HMF5848 DNA region contains:
- a CDS encoding PIN domain-containing protein: MYTQQEIEGFINLFLSPIFNHYMELPVNSLVGRYNVETIMREHRPIGDVLVELSGCSHEKAKEIASSQEMSEPLRRFDQDDFHVWITAIQEECDYILTTNHRRFPSEIGRIKRIHPSTLFKDLTSP; encoded by the coding sequence GTGTACACACAACAAGAAATTGAAGGGTTTATAAATCTTTTTTTGTCTCCTATTTTTAATCATTATATGGAGTTGCCTGTTAATAGTTTAGTTGGAAGATATAATGTGGAGACCATAATGCGAGAACATCGGCCAATTGGAGACGTATTAGTAGAATTAAGCGGGTGCAGTCATGAAAAAGCAAAAGAAATAGCCTCCTCTCAAGAAATGTCCGAGCCACTCCGACGGTTTGACCAAGATGACTTCCATGTCTGGATTACAGCCATTCAAGAAGAATGTGATTACATACTAACAACCAATCATCGCCGTTTTCCATCTGAAATAGGTAGGATTAAACGTATT
- a CDS encoding helix-turn-helix domain-containing protein, translating into MLDVREQEQEKLWDSILTLANIDPEQAKVVFKAVVERSLRHVGMFTPLITSIPLRLPDNENVHMLKNLEKQINKYLVQNEEEKAYEFFVEYIEALSNLTETDSKIIQRQLIASILRRQRQKSVSMSQRLSTAMISTEEDEPLYYTPKEVAKRLGVSDQTVRRMCDRRKFPGAYQTDGGHWKIPKDVLITTEDQDEKAEQLLQHIDAKNTKAGDIDEFDL; encoded by the coding sequence ATGCTTGATGTTAGAGAACAAGAGCAAGAAAAATTGTGGGACAGTATTCTCACTCTTGCAAACATTGATCCGGAACAAGCAAAAGTCGTATTTAAAGCAGTCGTTGAACGATCATTACGTCACGTTGGTATGTTCACACCTTTGATTACTAGTATTCCATTAAGACTTCCAGATAATGAAAATGTTCACATGTTGAAAAATCTTGAAAAACAAATCAACAAATATTTAGTGCAAAACGAAGAAGAAAAAGCCTATGAATTTTTTGTTGAATATATTGAGGCATTAAGCAATCTTACAGAAACCGACTCTAAAATTATTCAAAGACAATTGATTGCATCAATTTTAAGACGGCAACGTCAAAAGTCTGTATCTATGTCACAACGACTCTCGACCGCAATGATCTCAACTGAAGAAGATGAACCATTATATTACACACCAAAAGAAGTAGCTAAACGATTAGGTGTAAGTGATCAAACAGTCCGACGCATGTGTGATAGAAGAAAATTTCCTGGTGCCTATCAAACCGATGGAGGACATTGGAAAATCCCAAAGGATGTCCTTATTACGACAGAAGATCAAGATGAGAAAGCAGAACAACTACTCCAGCATATCGATGCAAAAAATACGAAAGCGGGGGATATAGATGAATTTGATCTATGA